From Pyrenophora tritici-repentis strain M4 chromosome 1, whole genome shotgun sequence, the proteins below share one genomic window:
- a CDS encoding HepA, Superfamily II DNA-RNA helicase, SNF2 family yields the protein MACQPTITLASPQPITPPPKRRGAEYQDLLAQFRSQRSAQSATKKRRISAQQEASQGETIATDDKSKPSLREQPTPNYAISNTSVNEDTPDRKSTTVPRRTTRASLGRAKPESPSSEDELAPSARPNRKTSARISAYTEELKMEQKGLRRSTRDRKSTILESDTMPSPSPKRRRAPPKLDTARARLRDEIAKNSKAKANNFLVANKDLFLPLLPKNNTVAKLVAEGKAQPIVEYEELTEQPKGVMATMKPYQLSGLSFLVHLYNNGFSGILGDEMGLGKTLQTLSLFQYLEELDQKKGVTSEESRPYLVICPLSVLNSWVTEAHRWVPQLKVVRFHGASSERDRLKRVAVGMEDMKGNETLRARDRKASRKAGQKVSKLSGGQGSDAPKIIVTTYETFQAEQSWFKHSFAWRYVVLDEGHKIKSSVTQISTALKSISAEYRLILTGTPLQNNLAEMWSLLTWLYPQVFDDKTATLFRESFDLSKGKANKQTMTDARRLLELIMLRRMKDSPSVNLGLPPKEEVLLYVPLTPLQKFWYTRLLTRMDDGILDELFADGKSKEKGALEQDAKENELLQQMEKVDKAVGSGGAEGEWGETALIVKEALSKEQTDSSINKGAWKKLMNLVMQLRKCCSHPYQLPGVAPDPYYLGDHIIRASGKFILLEKLLKHTVFAQGKKVLIFSSFTRTLDHCEDLLSLISNHGERFKSLRLDGSTSRARRNLDIRLFNQKGSDYKVMLLSTRAGGLGINLTSAEDVIFLDEDWNPQITLQAEARAHRIGQTKKVTIYKLCTQGTVEEQMMGRIRKKLYLSAKITESMQSIHGKQAPETKRGRPSLSEDLPQMDTTQLKTLVRRGAQALSHPEIDIKDMVSWDLETMMAKCRDKPADMTDSATSSEVDEDKWLSTMERVECAVFEGKRHQRQLDTSRKANTSAANILPDTITREDRRKGKNTTVMIDGYAISKESMNCGDWEAVPTYAGKDPRLADPVREKRREFGHESHCLECFEDAGSGHMVECKSCPRAYHIDCLDSSYKSKVKGFSGFFCSQHKCSECDKSTNDAGGLIYRCRWCPLGFCEDCLDWDQTELIGENLPEFEIMGEEAMPGGFYIKCPTCVETIAENEEHKKWLQNMEKQYKDQHHIWQQNREDAQRQLNKRDVATEVSAENDANAQTNNNLLHLPQLVEPPVKQQNHIVLDNDDDATSSPALTDTSLSTPALGGSRVGTPKYTEPVPTTTRTTRKSNKRSEPFGETREEKRARLDAQAWTVDDDPLMRGMY from the coding sequence ATGGCATGCCAGCCGACCATTACGCTGGCTTCGCCCCAGCCTATAACTCCACCTCCTAAAAGGCGTGGTGCGGAATACCAAGATCTTTTGGCCCAGTTTAGATCCCAGAGATCTGCACAATCGGCcacgaagaagaggcgcatCTCTGCACAGCAGGAGGCGAGCCAGGGGGAAACAATTGCTACCGACGACAAAAGCAAACCTAGCCTGCGTGAGCAACCAACACCAAACTACGCCATATCCAATACATCCGTAAACGAAGACACCCCCGACCGCAAGTCAACCACCGTTCCCAGGAGGACCACCCGCGCATCCTTAGGACGAGCGAAGCCAGAATCGCCTAGCAGCGAAGACGAGCTTGCGCCATCAGCCCGTCCCAACCGCAAGACAAGTGCTAGGATCTCAGCCTACACCGAGGAATTAAAGATGGAGCAGAAGGGACTACGTCGTAGTACACGCGACAGAAAGAGCACGATTCTAGAGTCGGATACCATGCCCTCGCCGTCACCCAAACGTCGTCGCGCACCCCCTAAGCTCGATACCGCTCGCGCCCGTCTACGCGATGAAATTGCAAAGAACAGCAAGGCGAAAGCCAACAACTTCCTTGTAGCCAACAAAGACCTCTTCCTGCCACTTCTTCCCAAAAACAACACGGTAGCGAAGCTGGTCGCTGAGGGCAAGGCGCAACCTATTGTGGAGTATGAAGAGCTCACAGAGCAACCCAAGGGTGTCATGGCTACTATGAAGCCCTATCAGCTGTCCGGCCTTTCGTTCCTGGTCCATCTGTACAACAATGGCTTCTCTGGTATACTAGGTGACGAGATGGGTCTGGGGAAGACGCTGCAAACCCTGTCGCTCTTCCAGTATCTCGAAGAGCTCGACCAGAAGAAGGGAGTGACTTCAGAAGAGTCTCGACCCTACCTCGTCATCTGTCCCCTCAGTGTGCTCAACTCTTGGGTCACTGAGGCTCACAGGTGGGTGCCTCAGCTCAAAGTTGTGCGCTTTCATGGTGCTTCAAGCGAGCGAGACCGGTTGAAGAGGGTCGCTGTCGGTATGGAAGACATGAAGGGAAACGAGACTTTACGTGCTCGGGACCGGAAGGCTTCGCGCAAAGCCGGGCAGAAAGTCTCCAAGCTATCTGGAGGCCAAGGATCCGATGCCCCCAAAATCATCGTGACGACTTATGAGACCTTCCAGGCCGAGCAGTCTTGGTTCAAACATTCATTTGCGTGGCGCTATGTAGTCCTTGATGAGGGACACAAGATCAAGAGCAGCGTGACCCAGATCTCTACTGCGTTGAAGAGTATTAGCGCCGAGTATCGCCTCATCTTGACCGGTACCCCATTGCAGAACAACTTGGCTGAAATGTGGTCCTTGTTGACTTGGCTTTACCCTCAGGTCTTTGACGACAAGACTGCGACGCTGTTCCGGGAGTCGTTCGATCTCAGCAAAGGCAAAGCAAATAAGCAGACCATGACAGACGCGCGTCGCTTGCTTGAGCTGATCATGCTACGACGCATGAAAGACTCTCCATCTGTCAACCTTGGCCTCCCACCCAAAGAAGAAGTGTTGCTTTACGTGCCGCTCACGCCATTGCAGAAGTTTTGGTACACACGCCTTCTCACTCGCATGGACGACGGAATACTCGACGAGCTCTTCGCCGACGGCAAGTCAAAGGAAAAGGGCGCTCTTGAACAGGATGCTAAAGAGAATGAGCTACTGCAACAGATGGAGAAGGTGGACAAGGCTGTCGGCTCTGGCGGGGCTGAAGGCGAATGGGGAGAGACGGCCCTGATCGTGAAAGAGGCACTATCAAAGGAGCAGACCGACTCCAGTATCAACAAGGGAGCATGGAAAAAGCTCATGAACCTCGTCATGCAATTGCGAAAGTGCTGTTCACATCCATACCAGCTGCCGGGCGTCGCGCCTGATCCGTATTACCTTGGCGACCACATCATCCGTGCCAGTGGCAAGTTCATCTTACTAGAGAAGCTTCTGAAGCATACAGTTTTTGCCCAAGGAAAGAAAgtcctcatcttctctagcttCACTCGTACGCTCGACCATTGCGAAGATCTCTTATCCCTCATCAGCAACCACGGTGAGCGATTCAAGTCTCTTCGTCTGGATGGAAGTACTTCCCGTGCTCGTCGTAATCTGGACATTCGCCTCTTCAACCAGAAGGGCTCCGACTACAAGGTTATGCTTCTGTCTACTCGTGCAGGCGGCTTGGGTATCAACTTGACCAGTGCCGAAGACGTCATCTTTCTCGACGAAGACTGGAACCCACAGATCACTCTACAAGCAGAAGCTCGCGCCCATCGTATTGGACAGACGAAGAAGGTGACCATCTACAAGCTCTGCACTCAAGGTACTGTTGAAGAACAAATGATGGGTCGTATCCGCAAGAAGCTGTATTTGTCCGCAAAGATTACCGAGTCCATGCAGAGCATACACGGCAAACAAGCGCCGGAGACGAAGAGAGGACGCCCTTCCCTTAGTGAAGATTTGCCGCAGATGGACACGACGCAGTTGAAGACACTTGTACGACGAGGCGCACAGGCCTTATCGCATCCCGAAATTGACATCAAGGACATGGTATCTTGGGACCTTGAGACGATGATGGCCAAGTGTCGCGACAAGCCTGCCGACATGACCGATTCTGCGACAAGTTCCGAGGTGGACGAAGACAAGTGGCTTTCAACCATGGAGCGCGTCGAATGCGCTGTCTTCGAGGGCAAGcgccatcagcgccagcTCGACACCAGTCGTAAGGCTAACACGTCGGCTGCGAACATACTCCCTGACACCATCACGCGCGAAGATCGCCGCAAGGGAAAGAACACTACAGTTATGATCGATGGTTATGCTATTAGCAAAGAGTCGATGAACTGTGGCGACTGGGAAGCAGTGCCGACATATGCTGGCAAAGACCCTCGCCTTGCTGACCCAGTCCGCGAAAAGCGACGTGAGTTTGGCCACGAGAGTCACTGTCTTGAGTGTTTTGAAGACGCCGGTTCGGGTCACATGGTTGAGTGTAAGAGTTGTCCACGTGCCTACCACATTGACTGTCTGGATTCGTCCTACAAGTCCAAGGTTAAGGGTTTTAGTGGCTTCTTTTGTTCACAGCATAAGTGCTCAGAGTGTGACAAGTCGACCAACGATGCCGGAGGCCTCATCTATCGCTGCCGTTGGTGCCCACTAGGCTTCTGTGAGGATTGTCTTGACTGGGATCAGACCGAGCTCATCGGTGAAAACCTACCCGAGTTTGAGATCATGGGCGAAGAAGCCATGCCTGGCGGGTTCTACATCAAGTGTCCAACCTGCGTTGAAACAATCGCTGAAAACGAGGAACACAAGAAGTGGCTCCAGAACATGGAGAAGCAGTACAAGGACCAGCACCACATTTGGCAGCAGAACCGCGAGGATGCACAGCGTCAGCTCAACAAGCGTGATGTCGCCACCGAAGTATCCGCGGAGAACGATGCCAACGCCCAGACCAACAATAACCTCCTGCATCTTCCCCAGCTTGTCGAGCCCCCGGTGAAGCAGCAGAACCACATTGTTCTTGATAACGATGACGATGCTACCTCCTCGCCTGCTCTCACCGATACCTCGCTTTCCACGCCCGCACTGGGTGGTTCACGCGTCGGCACACCAAAGTACACAGAGCCCGTACCCACTACCACCAGGACCACCAGAAAGAGCAACAAGCGAAGCGAGCCATTTGGCGAGACACGTGAGGAGAAGCGGGCTAGGCTCGACGCTCAGGCTTGGACCGTAGACGATGATCCGCTCATGAGGGGTATGTACTAG
- a CDS encoding Clr2 domain containing protein, with the protein MAQQPMTPFWPIFPSKSDGQHIVNMKGRPLRNGPTEEQLNMSPNDQGQRDFYRLIEKDDPKHQDWRKKLGGMLLRELGGKQYEDKWQQCILWEFPENYVLYEHIKTKADGQVKTVKNHSGGGHDRQDAYLYGYPKGPKKRFRSPVEFFPHLLWLCTDENSDMINCTCKMCSPAGDVEKPQVKVEVKQEAPPIKREISSGGATGNNVNAVVRNQTVQPPIRRPSTGPPIPSPISKPATPAPVPVATPAAQQIRAPPVLQSTPLPQPRSLEQQVDLTYNRFLCRTGEAVWFFRPETAAWGLGLVIRRWSTKANPADRSYQIQPLSHPFEAPPTETVQSDAHVKPWLAWSAPACTFPFLQQNPQYEYGNTDWKALIDGQGGKGIASVDASILAAKAIDATYTLFEPLKTSKDDKGNQYRQYNGMFLGAEKIWRGEAVRLRVGSGTDLLVITDIIEQSLVNQTNTKVIIVGDLYGYALLEAPDPNLPPKPPQQNNNIPSRMVQDMLWRNRILVPKTRSAAWWKLLQPSYKVEINEVKGRWYETSLLFQQSFMDAVENNEGGNGIWMNSRGEATGKACISQPDRIAAFGASIPPTTHLIEGMDPPSESITQPQQLHNSMGIPMNNGLVDPASFSIDDFMHVDHLGDDTGMEYNGNNHFTY; encoded by the exons ATGGCTCAACAGCCCATGACGCCCTTCTGGCCAATTTTCCCCTCAAAGTCGGACGGCCAGCACATTGTCAACATGAAAGGCCGGCCGCTCAGGAATGGCCCGACGGAGGAGCAGCTTAACATGTCGCCCAACGATCAGGGCCAGCGCGACTTTTACCGTCTGATCGAAAAAGACGACCCGAAACACCAGGACTGGCGCAAGAAGTTGGGGGGGATGCTCTTGCGGGAGCTTGGGGGCAAGCAGTATGAAG ATAAATGGCAACAATGCATCTTGTGGGAATTTCCGGAAAACTACGTCTTATACGAGCACATCAAGACAAAGGCTGACGGCCAAGTGAAGACAGTCAAGAATCACTCTGGCGGTGGACACGACAGACAGGACGCCTATCTCTACGGCTACCCCAAGGGCCCCAAGAAGCGCTTTCGAAGTCCCGTCGAATTCTTTCCGCATCTATTATGGCTTTGCACCGACGAGAACAGCGACATGATTAATTGCACGTGCAAGATGTGCTCTCCAGCAGGCGATGTCGAGAAGCCCCAAGTGAAGGTCGAAGTCAAGCAAGAGGCTCCCCCGATCAAGCGAGAAATCAGTTCGGGTGGAGCTACAGGAAACAATGTCAATGCGGTTGTCCGGAACCAAACAGTTCAGCCTCCCATTCGAAGACCCTCAACGGGCCCGCCTATTCCTAGTCCCATCTCGAAACCAGCTACACCCGCCCCGGTCCCTGTAGCCACCCCCGCCGCACAGCAGATACGAGCACCTCCGGTTCTGCAGTCAACTCCTCTACCACAGCCGCGGTCCCTTGAACAGCAGGTCGACTTGACATATAACAGATTTCTCTGTCGCACAGGCGAGGCCGTTTGGTTCTTCCGACCCGAAACCGCGGCCTGGGGTCTTGGACTTGTTATACGAAGATGGTCAACCAAAGCGAATCCCGCCGATAGGTCATATCAGATCCAGCCTCTGTCACATCCGTTCGAGGCGCCTCCTACAGAAACCGTTCAGTCCGACGCCCATGTCAAACCATGGCTTGCCTGGTCTGCCCCAGCTTGCACGTTCCCCTTCTTGCAACAGAACCCGCAATACGAATATGGCAATACCGATTGGAAAGCCCTCATCGATGGTCAGGGTGGGAAAGGAATCGCCTCAGTCGACGCTTCCATCTTAGCTGCTAAAGCTATCGATGCTACCTATACACTCTTCGAACCTCTTAAGACGTCCAAAGACGACAAGGGTAATCAGTACAGACAGTATAACGGTATGTTTCTAGGTGCTGAAAAGATCTGGAGAGGAGAGGCTGTCCGCTTGCGCGTGGGTAGCGGGACCGATCTCTTAGTCATTACCGACATCATCGAACAGAGCTTGGTCAACCAAACGAACACAAAGGTGATTATAGTCGGCGACCTATACGGCTATGCCCTTCTAGAAGCACCGGATCCCAACCTTCCTCCAAAACCCCCACAGCAAAACAACAACATCCCCTCGCGCATGGTCCAGGACATGTTATGGAGGAATCGCATACTTGTCCCCAAGACACGCTCAGCAGCGTGGTGGAAGCTCCTCCAGCCCTCCTACAAGGTTGAAATCAACGAAGTCAAGGGCCGGTGGTACGAGACCAGTTTATTATTCCAACAGTCTTTCATGGACGCAGTAGAAAACAACGAAGGCGGCAACGGCATCTGGATGAATTCCCGAGGCGAGGCAACAGGCAAAGCCTGCATATCCCAACCCGACCGCATCGCCGCATTCGGTGCCTCTATACCCCCAACAACACATCTTATCGAAGGCATGGACCCCCCTAGCGAATCGATCACACAACCCCAGCAGTTACATAACAGCATGGGCATTCCTATGAACAATGGGCTGGTTGACCCAGCATCATTTTCCATTGACGATTTCATGCACGTCGACCACCTCGGTGACGACACGGGCATGGAGTATAATGGAAACAACCATTTTACTTATTAA